Proteins from a single region of Apium graveolens cultivar Ventura chromosome 7, ASM990537v1, whole genome shotgun sequence:
- the LOC141673882 gene encoding uncharacterized protein LOC141673882 encodes MAKYLRVIKGILTQFDEWYAEHVPREENTTVDALPQFASSEIENYPTSIYFQVLKTLNIHVINLIAPVGVTSCWIDPIKTHLKTGWLPDDAREARKSVRALRYSLIEGLLYKRSFFIPYLKCLRPLEAKEALKESHEGICGQHLGAGPSLTDNLVGILLSDYASQCKGLCKEM; translated from the coding sequence ATGGCCAAGTACTTGAGAGTCATAAAGGGAATactgactcagttcgatgaatggtACGCAGAACATGTTCCGAGAGAGGAAAATACTACGGTGGATGCCTTGCCTCAGTTTGCCTCGTCTGAAATTGAGAACTATCCGACAAGTATCTACTTTCAGGTCTTGAAGACCCTTAATATTCATGTCATAAATCTGATAGCACCGGTTGGTGTGACAAGCTGTTGGATAGACCCGATAAAGACCCACTTAAAGACTGGGTGGCTCCCCGATGATGCCCGGGAGGCACGCAAGTCGGTTAGAGCATTGAGATACTCATTGATTGAAGGCCTTCTTTATAAAAGGTCCTTTTTTATTCCGTACCTGAAGTGCTTGAGACCTCTTGAAGCAAAGGAGGCACTTAAAGAATCCCATGAAGGGatttgtgggcaacacctgggggcAGGGCCCTCGCTCACAGATAACTTGGTTGGGATTCTACTGTCCGACTATGCTAGCCAATGCAAAGGCTTATGTAAAGAAATGTGA